The Blautia pseudococcoides genome segment GGTCTGCGGTGGGGCTTGGGAACATCTGGATGTTCCCTTACAGACTGGGAGAATACGGGGGCGCGGCTTTTTTGATCCCCTATCTCATCTTTATCTGCCTGTTTGGCTTTGTAGGCCTTTCGGCTGAATTTGCCATAGGACGAAGGGCCGGAACAGGAACGCTGGGGTCTTATGAATACTGCTGGGCATCCAGAAAGAAGGGGACAGTTGGAAAAGTGCTGGGCTGGATCCCTCTTTTGGGATCTATGGGGATCGCTATCGGTTATTCTATCATCATCGGCTGGGTGCTCCGTTTCCTGGCGGGCTCTGTGACGAATGTGGTGCTCACAGAGGATTCCGCTGAATTTTTCGGTCAGGTCACTGCGAATATGAAGAATCTGCCCTGGCATATGATTGTGATCGCAATTACAGTGATCATTTTGATCACAGGCGCGGCAAGCCAGATTGAGAAAGCGAACAAAATACTGATGCCTTTGTTTTTTATCCTCTTTGCCATTCTGGCGGTGAGGGTGTTCTTTCTGCCGGGGTCCCATGAGGGATACCGCTTCCTGTTTGTGCCAAAGTGGGAGGCACTGGCAAAGGTGGATACCTGGGTCATGGCTATGGGGCAGGCTTTCTTCTCCCTGTCTATTACCGGTTCAGGAATGATCGTTTATGGCTCTTACCTGAGCAAAAAGGAGGATATCCCCAAGTCCTCCATACAGACAGCGGTTTTTGATACCATTGC includes the following:
- a CDS encoding sodium-dependent transporter, with amino-acid sequence MQKHKNGSFTNSLGFVLACVGSAVGLGNIWMFPYRLGEYGGAAFLIPYLIFICLFGFVGLSAEFAIGRRAGTGTLGSYEYCWASRKKGTVGKVLGWIPLLGSMGIAIGYSIIIGWVLRFLAGSVTNVVLTEDSAEFFGQVTANMKNLPWHMIVIAITVIILITGAASQIEKANKILMPLFFILFAILAVRVFFLPGSHEGYRFLFVPKWEALAKVDTWVMAMGQAFFSLSITGSGMIVYGSYLSKKEDIPKSSIQTAVFDTIAAMLAALAIMPAVFAFGIEPSAGPSLMFITIPNIFKQMPMGRLFAVIFFLSVCFAGITSLINMFEAVIESWQHKFSFQRTKAVALCGGVALAVGLFLEEESKVGHWMDFITIIIVPFGAVLGAVSIYYILGFDKIKEELEEGRKKPLPKAFQVAAKYLYVPLAVIVFILGLIYKGIG